The Montipora capricornis isolate CH-2021 chromosome 6, ASM3666992v2, whole genome shotgun sequence genome has a window encoding:
- the LOC138052232 gene encoding uncharacterized protein yields MFSFLFHFLGLLVCTLSVEEERFFGDLLIGECGICLNLRKAEKCETEFAELLCQETCGYSKRDEKRTVVNVRYKGCYRDGLESDFEKMIPIKRNELGVRSCAGECQSRDYAYAAIQDAKFCMCSKQHKRAYGLAEDQNDCLTRCPAAESEEEKCGGLWRNAVYEISSQELQRGGVRLNEVADKLERLLPRKQEPEPMAQQTPERLTNQFNRLRMRYGKYY; encoded by the exons atgttttcctttttatttcatttcttggGCCTTTTGGTTTGCACGCTGTCAGTGGAAGAAGAAA GGTTCTTCGGCGATCTATTGATCGGTGAGTGTGGCATTTGCCTTAACTTGAGAAAAGCCGAGAAATGTGAAACAGAATTCGCGGAGCTTCTCTGCCAGGAAACGTGTGGATACAGCAAAAGAG ATGAGAAGCGCACAGTCGTTAATGTGCGTTACAAAGGATGTTACCGGGACGGACTTGAAAGCGATTTCGAAAAGATGATTCCAATCAAACGCAACGAGCTTGGAGTGCGGTCATGCGCTGGGGAGTGTCAATCAAGGGACTACGCTTATGCAGCCATTCAAGATGCCAAGTTCTGCATGTGTTCAAAGCAACATAAAAGGGCTTACGGATTGGCAGAGGACCAAAACGACTGTCTCACGCGGTGTCCTGCTGCCgaatctgaagaagaaaaatgCGGCGGACTTTGGAGAAACGCTGTCTACGAGATAA GTTCACAAGAGCTACAACGCGGAGGAGTGAGATTGAATGAGGTGGCTGACAAACTGGAGCGCTTGTTACCAAGGAAACAAGAGCCCGAGCCCATGGCTCAGCAGACCCCCGAGAGATTAACCAATCAATTTAACCGCCTGAGGATGAGATATGGTAAATATTACTGA